A window of the Sulfurospirillum tamanense genome harbors these coding sequences:
- the rpsE gene encoding 30S ribosomal protein S5, with protein sequence MEKYNREEFEEVIVNIGRVTKVVKGGRRFRFTALVVVGNRNGLVGFGFGKAKEVPDAIKKAVDDAFKNIINVKIKGSTIAHDIEVKYNASKILLKPASEGTGVIAGGSTRPVIELAGIKDILTKSLGSNNSANVVRATIKALSMLKS encoded by the coding sequence ATGGAAAAGTATAACAGAGAAGAGTTTGAAGAGGTTATCGTTAACATCGGTCGGGTTACCAAGGTCGTTAAGGGTGGTCGCCGATTTCGATTTACTGCCCTTGTTGTTGTTGGAAACCGTAATGGCCTAGTGGGGTTTGGATTCGGTAAAGCCAAAGAAGTACCCGATGCGATTAAAAAAGCCGTAGATGATGCCTTTAAAAACATCATTAATGTAAAAATCAAGGGTTCTACCATTGCGCATGATATTGAAGTCAAGTACAATGCAAGTAAGATTTTGCTTAAGCCTGCTAGTGAAGGTACGGGCGTTATTGCTGGTGGCTCAACGCGTCCAGTCATCGAGTTGGCTGGAATTAAAGACATTTTGACAAAATCATTAGGGTCTAATAATTCTGCTAACGTAGTGCGAGCGACTATTAAAGCGCTTAGCATGCTTAAGAGCTAA
- the rplQ gene encoding 50S ribosomal protein L17 encodes MRHKHGYRKLGRTSSHRSALLKNLSIAIIKSEKIETTLPKAKELRGYVEKLITKALKGDFNAHRAVFAALQDKETTKKLVEEIAPRYKERNGGYTRIVKTRVRRGDAAEMAFIELV; translated from the coding sequence ATGAGACATAAACACGGATACCGCAAACTAGGACGCACTTCTTCTCACCGAAGCGCGCTTCTAAAAAATCTGAGCATCGCTATTATTAAAAGCGAAAAGATTGAAACAACGTTGCCTAAAGCTAAAGAGCTAAGAGGCTATGTGGAAAAATTGATTACCAAAGCACTTAAGGGTGACTTTAATGCACACAGGGCTGTATTTGCAGCATTGCAAGACAAAGAAACCACCAAAAAGCTTGTAGAAGAAATTGCACCACGCTACAAAGAGCGCAATGGCGGCTATACGCGCATTGTAAAAACCCGCGTACGTCGCGGTGATGCTGCAGAGATGGCATTTATCGAACTCGTTTAA
- a CDS encoding tetratricopeptide repeat protein translates to MTTYKERAIDCFYDKEFQRALFYFSLALKENPEDKELRICAILADLALEREEEAMSLFEYYTTSAQGENEENEAMLEEIIDSLEVGMEKLLALFEGEFIDQKLQEENGIVYDDFMNLVEEQGDFKKAFEDIMFSTKVLISNKEDFLHFLDLLIDHGYIEMSLQYLESAVSLFPNDTQFHSLFRKAQGYLNQ, encoded by the coding sequence ATGACAACCTACAAAGAGCGGGCCATTGATTGTTTTTATGACAAAGAGTTTCAGCGTGCCCTTTTTTATTTTTCTCTAGCACTAAAAGAAAACCCTGAAGATAAGGAACTTCGCATTTGTGCTATTTTGGCAGATTTGGCCCTAGAGCGCGAAGAAGAAGCAATGTCTTTGTTTGAGTATTACACCACTAGTGCTCAGGGAGAAAACGAAGAAAATGAAGCCATGCTTGAGGAAATTATTGACTCTTTGGAAGTAGGGATGGAAAAATTACTTGCCTTGTTTGAGGGTGAATTTATTGACCAAAAACTTCAAGAAGAAAATGGAATTGTTTATGATGATTTTATGAATCTTGTAGAAGAACAAGGGGATTTTAAAAAAGCATTTGAAGACATCATGTTTTCTACCAAAGTGCTAATTTCAAACAAAGAAGACTTTCTTCACTTTTTGGATTTATTGATTGACCATGGCTATATTGAAATGTCCCTCCAGTACCTTGAGAGCGCTGTTTCTCTCTTTCCAAATGACACACAATTTCACTCTTTATTCCGAAAGGCACAAGGGTATTTAAACCAGTGA
- a CDS encoding type Z 30S ribosomal protein S14 yields MAKKSMIAKAARKPKFAVRAYTRCQICGRPHSVYKDFGVCRICLRKMANEGLIPGLKKASW; encoded by the coding sequence ATGGCTAAGAAATCAATGATCGCTAAGGCTGCACGAAAGCCTAAGTTTGCCGTACGCGCCTATACTCGATGCCAGATTTGTGGTCGACCTCATTCTGTTTACAAAGACTTCGGTGTTTGTAGAATATGTTTGCGTAAGATGGCCAATGAGGGATTGATCCCAGGCCTCAAAAAAGCTAGTTGGTAA
- the map gene encoding type I methionyl aminopeptidase, which yields MAITLKKPSEIQKLARSNQYVAQTLVYLQRTVVPGMSLAHVNQLGEAFLARLHVRPAFKGLYGFPGGVCTSLNEVVIHGIPNETILQEGDILGLDIGAECEGWYGDAAITMPIGKISSEDEALIACAKDALYYAVDIIREGMRFKELSHALEVFIEGRGYVPLRGFCGHGIGRKPHEEPEIPNFLEGGNPKQGPKIKNGMVFCLEPMICQKDGTPMVLEDKWSVVSKDGLRTSHYEHTVAVIDGRAQILSQIASN from the coding sequence ATGGCAATTACGCTCAAAAAACCTAGCGAGATTCAAAAACTCGCTAGGTCAAATCAGTACGTTGCTCAAACCCTTGTCTATCTTCAACGTACTGTAGTCCCTGGCATGAGTTTGGCCCATGTGAATCAGCTTGGCGAAGCATTTTTAGCACGTTTACATGTAAGGCCGGCCTTTAAAGGCCTCTATGGTTTTCCAGGAGGGGTTTGTACCTCTCTTAATGAAGTCGTCATTCATGGTATTCCCAATGAAACGATTTTGCAAGAAGGTGATATTTTGGGCTTAGACATCGGCGCAGAGTGTGAGGGATGGTATGGTGATGCTGCTATTACGATGCCTATTGGAAAAATCTCTTCCGAAGACGAGGCTCTTATTGCTTGCGCGAAAGACGCTTTGTATTACGCTGTTGATATTATTCGCGAGGGGATGCGTTTCAAAGAGTTAAGCCATGCTTTAGAGGTTTTCATTGAAGGGCGCGGGTACGTTCCTTTGCGTGGTTTTTGTGGGCATGGGATTGGAAGAAAACCCCATGAAGAACCTGAAATTCCAAATTTTTTAGAGGGTGGCAATCCCAAGCAAGGGCCAAAGATTAAAAATGGTATGGTGTTTTGTCTTGAGCCTATGATTTGCCAAAAAGATGGAACCCCCATGGTTTTGGAAGACAAATGGTCCGTTGTTTCCAAGGATGGATTGCGCACCAGTCATTATGAGCATACTGTAGCGGTAATAGATGGAAGAGCACAAATTCTTTCACAAATAGCAAGCAATTAG
- the secY gene encoding preprotein translocase subunit SecY encodes MSKELTNKILITLAFVFAYRILAYVPVPGVNIDVIKEFFDSNSSNALGLFNMFSGNAAERLSIISLGIMPYITASIVMELLAATFPALGKMKKERDGMVKYMQIIRYATIGITIVQAIGVSVGLQSMTGRTGEAAIMIDMSTFIAVATASMLAGTMLLMWIGEQITQRGIGNGISLIIFAGIVSGIPSAIGGTVNLVNTGELNFLVVIGILVVILATVGTIIYVEMGERRIPISYSRKVVMQNQDKRIMNYIPIKVNLSGVIPPIFASAILMFPSTIMQASTNPYILAINDFLNPNGYMFNVLTFLFVIFFSYFYASIVFNAKDISENLKKQGGFIPGVRPGASTANFLNEVASRLTFTGAIYLGLISTLPWVLVKMMGVPFYFGGTAVLIVVQVALDTMRKIEAQMYMNKYQTLSAVGL; translated from the coding sequence ATGAGCAAAGAACTAACCAACAAGATTCTTATCACGTTGGCGTTCGTGTTTGCCTACAGGATATTGGCTTATGTGCCAGTTCCTGGGGTGAACATTGACGTAATTAAAGAGTTTTTTGATTCTAACAGCTCCAATGCCTTGGGATTGTTCAATATGTTTAGCGGTAATGCCGCTGAGCGTCTTAGTATCATTTCTCTTGGTATTATGCCCTACATCACCGCTTCCATTGTCATGGAACTTTTGGCTGCAACATTCCCTGCTCTTGGTAAAATGAAAAAAGAACGTGATGGTATGGTTAAATACATGCAAATCATTCGTTATGCAACTATTGGGATTACAATCGTACAAGCCATTGGAGTTTCTGTTGGTTTGCAAAGCATGACAGGGCGCACGGGCGAAGCGGCTATTATGATCGACATGAGTACGTTCATAGCTGTAGCGACAGCGTCAATGTTGGCTGGAACAATGTTGCTTATGTGGATTGGTGAGCAAATTACCCAGCGGGGTATTGGAAACGGTATCAGTTTGATTATTTTTGCGGGTATTGTTTCAGGCATCCCTTCAGCCATTGGCGGTACGGTGAACTTGGTAAACACGGGTGAGCTAAATTTCTTGGTAGTTATTGGTATTTTGGTTGTTATTTTAGCAACCGTTGGCACCATCATCTACGTTGAAATGGGTGAACGTCGTATTCCAATTTCTTATTCACGTAAAGTCGTAATGCAAAATCAAGACAAGCGAATCATGAATTACATCCCCATTAAAGTAAACCTTAGTGGTGTTATTCCTCCTATTTTTGCTTCGGCTATCTTGATGTTTCCTTCGACCATTATGCAGGCAAGTACAAACCCTTATATCTTAGCCATTAATGATTTTCTTAACCCGAATGGGTATATGTTTAATGTTCTGACCTTCTTGTTTGTTATTTTCTTCTCTTATTTTTATGCGTCGATTGTGTTTAATGCAAAAGACATTTCAGAGAATTTGAAAAAACAAGGCGGGTTTATTCCTGGTGTTCGTCCAGGGGCAAGTACGGCAAACTTTTTGAACGAAGTGGCAAGTCGCCTAACCTTTACAGGTGCGATTTACTTGGGATTGATTTCCACCTTGCCATGGGTGCTTGTTAAAATGATGGGCGTTCCTTTTTATTTTGGTGGAACTGCTGTGCTTATTGTGGTGCAAGTGGCGTTAGATACCATGCGTAAAATTGAAGCGCAAATGTACATGAATAAATACCAAACACTAAGTGCCGTGGGTCTTTAA
- the rpsD gene encoding 30S ribosomal protein S4, translating to MARYRGPVEKLERRLGVSLALKGERRLAGKSALDKRPYAPGQHGQRRAKISEYGLQLREKQKAKFMYGLSEKQFRRLFQDAARRTGNTGTILIQLIEQRLDNVVYRMGLATTRRFARQLVTHGHLLVDGKKVDIPSYRVRPGQKVEVREKSKQNPQIVRAMELTAQTGIVPWVDVEKEKFFGIFTRIPEREEVVIPVEERLIVELYSK from the coding sequence ATGGCACGATATAGAGGACCAGTTGAAAAACTAGAAAGACGACTTGGTGTGAGTCTTGCGCTCAAGGGTGAGCGTCGCCTTGCAGGAAAGAGCGCGCTTGACAAGCGTCCGTATGCTCCAGGGCAACACGGCCAACGTCGCGCAAAAATTAGCGAATACGGTTTGCAACTTCGTGAGAAGCAAAAAGCAAAATTTATGTATGGTCTGTCTGAAAAACAATTCAGACGCTTGTTTCAAGATGCGGCACGCCGTACGGGAAATACAGGGACTATTTTAATTCAGTTGATTGAGCAGCGCCTTGATAACGTAGTGTACCGCATGGGACTTGCTACGACACGCCGCTTTGCTCGTCAACTTGTTACTCATGGACATCTTTTGGTGGACGGTAAAAAAGTAGATATTCCTTCTTACCGTGTGCGACCAGGACAAAAAGTAGAAGTACGTGAAAAATCAAAGCAAAATCCTCAAATCGTTCGCGCGATGGAGCTTACTGCCCAAACAGGTATTGTTCCATGGGTAGACGTAGAAAAAGAAAAATTCTTTGGTATTTTTACGCGAATTCCTGAAAGAGAAGAGGTTGTCATTCCTGTCGAGGAACGACTCATTGTTGAACTTTACTCCAAATAA
- the rpmJ gene encoding 50S ribosomal protein L36: MKVRPSVKKMCDKCKIIKRGGVVRVICETPKHKQRQG; this comes from the coding sequence ATGAAAGTACGACCTTCTGTAAAGAAGATGTGCGATAAGTGCAAAATTATCAAGCGGGGCGGCGTGGTTCGTGTGATTTGCGAAACCCCTAAACACAAACAGAGACAAGGATAG
- the rpsM gene encoding 30S ribosomal protein S13, with protein MARISGVDLPKKKRIEYGLTYIFGIGLHTSRLILNATGISYDKRVYELSEDEVAAIRNEIQDKYSVEGDLRKSVAMDIKALMDLGSYRGLRHRRGLPVRGQKTKTNARTRKGKKKTVGGKAK; from the coding sequence ATGGCACGTATTTCAGGTGTAGATTTACCAAAGAAAAAGAGAATTGAATATGGCTTGACCTATATCTTCGGTATTGGTCTGCATACATCACGATTGATTCTTAATGCAACAGGTATTTCGTATGACAAGCGTGTGTACGAGTTAAGCGAAGACGAGGTAGCGGCCATTCGTAATGAAATCCAAGACAAATACAGTGTCGAGGGTGATTTGCGCAAAAGTGTTGCAATGGATATTAAAGCGTTGATGGACCTTGGAAGTTACCGAGGACTACGACACCGAAGAGGTCTTCCTGTGCGCGGTCAAAAAACCAAGACCAATGCACGTACTCGCAAGGGTAAGAAGAAGACTGTCGGCGGAAAAGCGAAGTAA
- the rplR gene encoding 50S ribosomal protein L18 gives MKEVILKRKLALRAKRKKRVRAKISGTPECPRISIFKSNRTVYAQAIEDVTCTTLAAADGKKLGLKSNKEGAVALGQALAQSLKAKGIEKAKFDRNGYLYHGVVASFADALRENGIAL, from the coding sequence ATGAAAGAAGTAATTTTAAAACGCAAATTAGCACTTCGCGCAAAGCGCAAAAAACGCGTTCGTGCTAAAATATCTGGAACTCCAGAGTGCCCACGCATCTCCATCTTTAAGTCTAATCGCACGGTATATGCCCAAGCGATTGAGGATGTTACATGTACAACACTTGCTGCTGCAGATGGAAAAAAACTTGGCTTGAAATCTAACAAAGAAGGCGCTGTTGCTCTTGGGCAAGCGTTGGCACAGAGTTTGAAAGCTAAAGGGATTGAAAAAGCTAAGTTTGACCGCAATGGTTACCTTTATCACGGTGTTGTCGCTTCTTTTGCAGACGCACTACGTGAAAACGGCATTGCGCTGTAA
- the rpsK gene encoding 30S ribosomal protein S11, translated as MAKRRVVRKKVVKKNIARGIVYLSATFNNTVVTVTDEMGNVISWSSAGSLGFKGSKKSTPYAAQQAVEDALNKAKEHGLKEVGIKVQGPGSGRETAVKSIGSTEGIKVVFLKDITPLPHNGCRPPKRRRV; from the coding sequence ATGGCAAAACGTAGAGTAGTACGCAAAAAAGTAGTCAAGAAAAATATCGCTCGTGGCATTGTATATCTTTCAGCCACTTTCAACAATACCGTTGTAACAGTTACTGACGAAATGGGAAATGTTATTTCGTGGAGCAGTGCAGGAAGCCTTGGCTTCAAGGGCAGCAAGAAATCAACCCCCTATGCAGCACAACAAGCCGTAGAAGATGCGCTCAATAAGGCAAAAGAACATGGCCTCAAAGAAGTAGGTATCAAAGTTCAAGGCCCAGGAAGCGGACGCGAAACAGCTGTAAAAAGCATTGGTTCAACCGAGGGAATTAAAGTGGTTTTCCTAAAAGACATCACTCCTCTTCCTCACAATGGCTGCCGACCTCCCAAGCGTCGACGTGTATAG
- a CDS encoding DNA-directed RNA polymerase subunit alpha: protein MKKIKTSAYMPTDIEVESVSDNCVKITASPFESGFAVTLAHPLRRLLYSSTVGFAPTAVKIEGASHEFDSMRGMLEDVALFIINLKNIRFKIKGDVNKVVVNYTFAGPKEIRGVDLNSGDVEVVTPEGYLATLNEDAELNFSLVVERGIGYVPSESTRDSAEAEYIALDAFFTPVKKAVYEIENVLVEDNPNFEKVIFTIVTDGLVTPVEAFKNALSAMYSQMSIFNGLVDMDVGSKIDGAASGTEVAKLLQSVEELNLSARSFNCLDRAGVKVVGELAFMDETEMKELKNLGKKSLEEIKAVMEEIGFPVGTVFSNETVETVKKRISEIKSEATEE, encoded by the coding sequence ATGAAGAAGATTAAGACATCTGCGTACATGCCCACTGATATCGAAGTGGAAAGTGTTTCGGATAACTGTGTAAAAATTACAGCATCACCCTTTGAATCGGGTTTTGCTGTAACGTTGGCACACCCTCTTCGCCGATTGCTTTACAGCAGCACGGTTGGCTTTGCGCCAACGGCTGTAAAAATTGAAGGTGCTTCGCACGAATTTGATAGCATGCGCGGTATGCTTGAAGACGTAGCACTGTTTATCATTAACCTGAAAAACATTCGGTTTAAAATTAAGGGCGATGTCAATAAAGTGGTTGTGAACTATACCTTTGCGGGCCCTAAAGAGATTCGTGGTGTTGACTTAAACAGTGGTGACGTGGAGGTGGTAACACCCGAGGGTTATCTAGCAACTTTGAACGAAGATGCTGAATTGAATTTTTCCCTAGTGGTTGAACGTGGCATTGGGTACGTTCCTAGTGAATCTACTCGCGATAGCGCAGAAGCAGAATACATTGCACTGGACGCTTTTTTCACTCCAGTGAAAAAAGCAGTGTATGAGATTGAAAATGTTTTGGTTGAAGATAATCCGAACTTTGAAAAAGTTATTTTTACAATCGTTACTGATGGGCTTGTAACTCCTGTAGAGGCGTTTAAAAATGCTTTGAGTGCCATGTACTCACAAATGTCTATCTTTAATGGGCTTGTGGATATGGATGTGGGCTCAAAGATTGATGGCGCTGCTTCTGGAACAGAAGTTGCGAAACTTTTGCAAAGCGTAGAAGAACTCAACTTGAGTGCACGCAGCTTTAACTGTCTTGACCGCGCAGGTGTTAAGGTGGTGGGTGAGTTGGCATTCATGGACGAAACAGAAATGAAAGAATTAAAAAACCTTGGCAAAAAATCTCTTGAAGAGATTAAGGCCGTAATGGAAGAGATTGGCTTTCCTGTTGGAACCGTATTCTCAAACGAAACAGTTGAGACGGTTAAAAAACGGATCAGCGAGATTAAATCAGAAGCAACAGAGGAATAA
- a CDS encoding UDP-N-acetylmuramoyl-L-alanyl-D-glutamate--2,6-diaminopimelate ligase, with protein sequence MKIPVLHSQFRHISDSSLECDADTAFVCTAQNSTYAKDAIQRGAPAVLAPEECYGLLSISPELKVVGITGTNGKTTTAAAIYSFLLDLHVKVALQGTRGCFVNDALVEARSLTTPPILQTLWHMAQASKAGCRYFIMEVSSHAIAQKRIESLPFTLRIFTNISQDHLDFHGSMEAYIAAKSAFFACEGMKLINQDERVLRYNPKNAFTYGVESPADFSVKAYSLKQGIRAVVAWRGKTFSVESSLQGNFNLYNLLAAISAVILLESPQEEALCEAVEGFGGVSGRMEVVHDNPLVVVDFAHTPDGMEKVLDAMKHQHLVVVFGAGGNRDAIKRPLMGRIAKRYASRVFVTSDNPRFENPQEIIEQILEGTGRDVVVEVDRRKAIEQALCSLCSGEVLLILGKGDEEYQEIAGIKYPYDDRVVVREWFEGQKH encoded by the coding sequence GTGAAAATCCCCGTTCTTCATTCTCAATTTAGACACATCAGCGACTCCTCCTTAGAGTGTGATGCTGATACGGCCTTTGTCTGTACGGCTCAAAATAGCACATACGCCAAAGACGCAATCCAGCGTGGCGCACCCGCTGTTCTTGCTCCAGAGGAGTGCTATGGCCTGCTTAGTATTTCACCAGAGTTGAAAGTGGTGGGAATTACTGGCACCAACGGCAAAACAACCACTGCTGCGGCGATTTATTCTTTTTTACTTGATTTACATGTAAAGGTTGCCCTGCAGGGAACGCGAGGGTGCTTTGTAAACGATGCTTTGGTTGAGGCTCGCAGTCTTACAACCCCGCCCATTTTGCAAACCTTATGGCACATGGCACAGGCTTCAAAGGCGGGGTGTCGCTATTTTATTATGGAAGTGAGCTCTCATGCTATTGCTCAAAAACGGATTGAATCACTTCCTTTTACTTTGCGTATCTTCACAAACATCTCCCAAGATCACCTTGATTTCCATGGTTCCATGGAAGCTTACATTGCTGCAAAGAGCGCATTTTTTGCATGCGAGGGCATGAAGCTCATCAACCAAGACGAGCGTGTTTTGCGCTATAACCCTAAAAACGCTTTTACGTATGGGGTTGAGTCGCCTGCAGATTTTTCTGTTAAAGCCTATAGTCTTAAACAGGGTATTCGCGCAGTGGTTGCATGGAGGGGTAAAACTTTCTCTGTGGAATCTTCCTTGCAGGGAAATTTTAATCTTTATAATCTTCTTGCTGCCATTTCCGCCGTTATTTTATTGGAATCTCCTCAGGAGGAGGCTTTGTGTGAGGCGGTAGAGGGGTTTGGTGGCGTAAGTGGGCGCATGGAAGTTGTGCATGATAATCCTTTGGTGGTGGTTGATTTTGCACATACCCCCGATGGAATGGAAAAAGTATTAGATGCGATGAAACACCAACATCTTGTGGTTGTATTTGGGGCTGGTGGAAATCGTGATGCAATCAAACGGCCTTTGATGGGGCGGATTGCGAAACGTTATGCTTCACGAGTGTTTGTGACAAGCGACAACCCGCGTTTTGAAAATCCCCAAGAGATCATTGAGCAAATTCTTGAGGGTACGGGGCGTGACGTTGTTGTGGAAGTTGATAGGCGAAAAGCTATTGAGCAGGCACTGTGTTCTTTGTGTTCTGGCGAGGTATTGTTGATTTTAGGCAAAGGGGATGAAGAGTACCAAGAAATTGCTGGGATAAAATACCCTTATGATGACCGTGTGGTGGTGCGAGAGTGGTTTGAGGGACAAAAACACTAA
- the infA gene encoding translation initiation factor IF-1 — MAKDDVIEIDGSVVEALPNATFKVELENKHVVLCHIAGKMRMHYIKIMPGDKVKVELTPYSLDKGRITYRYK; from the coding sequence ATGGCAAAAGATGATGTCATTGAGATTGATGGCAGCGTGGTGGAGGCACTTCCCAATGCAACCTTTAAGGTTGAGCTTGAAAATAAGCATGTGGTGTTGTGCCATATTGCGGGAAAAATGCGCATGCATTATATCAAGATTATGCCAGGTGATAAGGTCAAGGTGGAGTTAACTCCTTACAGCTTAGATAAAGGGCGTATTACCTATAGGTATAAGTAA
- the rplF gene encoding 50S ribosomal protein L6 — protein sequence MSRIGKLPVVIPAGVDVKLEGNSVVFTKGKTEKVLDTRGHVNVSVESGVLSFSPKSEERQDKAFWGTYRALANNIITGLTEGFTKKLEINGVGYRAAVNGNILELQLGFSHPVKYEFPQDVQIVVEKNIVTITGQDKQVIGQIAAEIRGFRPPEPYKGKGVKYVGERIIRKAGKTSKK from the coding sequence ATGTCTCGAATTGGTAAATTGCCAGTTGTCATTCCTGCTGGAGTTGACGTAAAACTGGAGGGAAACAGTGTTGTGTTTACAAAAGGTAAAACAGAAAAAGTACTTGATACACGTGGACATGTCAATGTAAGTGTAGAGAGTGGCGTGCTTTCCTTTTCACCTAAAAGTGAAGAGCGTCAAGATAAAGCATTTTGGGGAACATACCGCGCCCTTGCTAATAATATCATTACAGGATTAACTGAAGGCTTTACAAAAAAGCTAGAAATCAACGGTGTTGGTTATCGTGCTGCTGTGAATGGTAATATCCTTGAGCTTCAGTTGGGCTTTTCACACCCCGTTAAATATGAATTTCCTCAAGATGTTCAGATTGTGGTTGAAAAAAATATCGTGACCATTACAGGCCAAGATAAGCAAGTGATTGGTCAAATCGCAGCGGAAATCAGAGGATTTAGACCTCCTGAGCCATACAAAGGCAAGGGTGTGAAATACGTGGGCGAGCGCATTATCCGCAAAGCCGGCAAAACGTCCAAAAAGTAA
- the panD gene encoding aspartate 1-decarboxylase — protein MMFEMLYSKIHRATVSDANLNYVGSITIDAHLMETAKLRVGQKVDIVNINNGERFSTYVIEGVRGKGDICLNGAAARKAHVGDKIIIIAYASMNEAEADVHKPIAILVDEHNQIEEVRDFI, from the coding sequence ATGATGTTCGAGATGCTTTATAGCAAAATTCACCGCGCAACAGTGAGCGATGCAAATTTAAATTATGTTGGGTCTATTACCATCGATGCGCACTTGATGGAAACGGCAAAATTACGCGTGGGCCAAAAAGTAGATATTGTGAATATTAATAACGGCGAACGGTTTTCAACCTATGTGATTGAAGGGGTGCGAGGCAAAGGAGATATTTGTCTCAACGGTGCAGCCGCCAGAAAAGCACACGTGGGTGATAAAATCATCATCATCGCTTACGCTTCCATGAATGAGGCTGAAGCCGATGTCCATAAGCCCATTGCTATTTTAGTGGAT
- the rplO gene encoding 50S ribosomal protein L15, which produces MALENLTPADGSTHNRKRVGRGQGSGMGKTATKGNKGQRARAGYKIKRGFEGGQQPLQRRLPKVGFTSRVTKPYVINVEKVTVVAQLESITMQSIREVHKMAKTITKVKLIGASANGLSSKIKDDNVSVTGN; this is translated from the coding sequence ATGGCACTAGAAAACCTCACCCCTGCAGACGGCTCCACACACAATCGAAAGCGTGTTGGTCGTGGTCAAGGAAGTGGCATGGGTAAAACCGCCACAAAAGGAAACAAGGGTCAGCGCGCACGTGCGGGTTATAAGATCAAACGCGGATTTGAAGGCGGCCAACAGCCCCTCCAGCGTCGACTTCCTAAAGTTGGCTTTACTTCACGTGTGACAAAACCTTATGTGATTAACGTTGAAAAAGTCACCGTAGTTGCCCAATTGGAAAGCATCACAATGCAAAGCATTCGTGAAGTGCACAAAATGGCTAAAACAATTACCAAAGTAAAGCTTATTGGTGCAAGCGCTAATGGCCTTTCATCAAAGATTAAAGACGACAACGTAAGCGTTACTGGAAATTAA
- a CDS encoding NifU family protein translates to MIPFSDEELFPVVEKSLEKVKPMLALDGGGMQLLAVKNGRVFVQLQGACNGCSSSGQTLKYGIERHLRIDIHPEIEVINIAPGMESELERYE, encoded by the coding sequence ATGATACCTTTTAGCGATGAAGAGCTGTTTCCAGTAGTTGAAAAATCATTGGAAAAAGTAAAACCTATGTTAGCACTCGATGGTGGCGGAATGCAGTTGCTTGCTGTAAAAAATGGTCGTGTTTTTGTTCAGCTTCAAGGTGCTTGCAATGGATGCTCGTCCAGTGGCCAAACACTTAAATATGGGATTGAGCGTCATCTTCGCATTGATATTCATCCTGAGATTGAAGTTATTAATATCGCTCCTGGAATGGAGAGCGAACTCGAAAGATACGAATGA
- the rpsH gene encoding 30S ribosomal protein S8: MMNDMISDALTRIRNASMRKLEVTKLIHTNAVEAILGIFQSKGYLESFNVVEEGNKKFINVVLKYDEKGNRVINEIKRISKPGRRVYKGKDDIKRFKNGYGTIVVSTSKGVLSNDEAHKTGVGGEVLCSIW; encoded by the coding sequence ATGATGAACGATATGATTTCCGATGCACTCACCCGCATCCGAAACGCTTCAATGCGCAAACTAGAGGTTACCAAACTGATTCATACCAATGCGGTTGAAGCCATTTTGGGCATTTTTCAATCTAAAGGCTATCTTGAGAGCTTTAACGTGGTTGAGGAAGGCAATAAAAAATTTATTAACGTTGTCTTGAAGTATGATGAAAAAGGCAATCGTGTTATTAATGAAATTAAACGTATCTCAAAGCCTGGACGCCGCGTGTATAAAGGCAAAGATGATATTAAACGTTTCAAAAACGGTTACGGAACCATTGTTGTAAGTACCTCAAAAGGCGTTTTAAGCAATGATGAAGCCCACAAGACAGGTGTCGGTGGCGAAGTGCTTTGCAGCATCTGGTAA